In Buchnera aphidicola (Kaburagia rhusicola ensigallis), the following are encoded in one genomic region:
- a CDS encoding Cof-type HAD-IIB family hydrolase: MYYHIISSDLDGTLLSPKYHITEYTKNIIKTLVKKGIHFVIATGRHYIEAKKIRSTLDVLSFLITSNGARIYDPYNQLIYSCDLDKNIVLKLITMLSSEQDILIQLYSHDSWYINRNVFNRIELYLSFGFNYKLFDIKCLQYQDISKIFFISTNIHKLLSLKKYIVRQFENMVNVCFSCSNCLEVMSCMVSKGNALKLVSDLLGSSLKNCLSFGDGMNDKEMLQMSGKGCIMKNGTAVLKHSLPNAEIIGSNSEDGVARYLNKFFLHY; this comes from the coding sequence ATGTATTATCATATTATTTCATCTGATTTAGATGGAACTTTATTGTCACCAAAATATCATATAACTGAATATACGAAAAATATTATTAAAACGCTAGTCAAAAAAGGAATTCATTTTGTAATAGCAACAGGTAGACATTATATTGAAGCAAAAAAAATTAGAAGTACCCTAGACGTATTATCTTTTCTTATTACTTCTAATGGAGCTAGAATTTATGATCCCTATAATCAATTAATATATAGTTGTGATCTTGATAAAAATATTGTATTAAAGTTGATCACAATGTTGTCATCAGAACAGGATATATTAATTCAACTGTATTCTCATGATTCTTGGTATATCAATCGTAACGTTTTTAATAGAATAGAGTTATATTTATCATTTGGTTTTAACTATAAATTATTTGATATTAAGTGTTTACAATATCAAGACATTAGCAAAATTTTTTTTATTAGTACAAATATTCATAAATTATTATCTTTAAAAAAATATATTGTACGTCAATTTGAAAATATGGTGAATGTTTGTTTTTCTTGTTCTAATTGTTTAGAAGTCATGTCTTGTATGGTTTCTAAAGGAAATGCTTTAAAATTAGTATCTGATTTACTAGGATCTTCGTTAAAAAATTGTTTATCTTTCGGTGATGGAATGAACGATAAAGAAATGTTGCAAATGTCTGGAAAAGGTTGCATTATGAAAAATGGAACTGCAGTTTTAAAACATTCTCTTCCTAATGCCGAAATAATTGGTAGTAACTCAGAAGATGGAGTAGCGCGTTATTTAAACAAGTTTTTTTTACATTATTAA
- the glmS gene encoding glutamine--fructose-6-phosphate transaminase (isomerizing), which produces MCGIIAIVAQKNVIPTLKKGMVRLEYRGYDSSGLAIINNQNKILRFRAQGKVHNLINIIEKIHLSGNIGMAHTRWATHGQALVKNAHPHISDNISIVHNGFIENYKNIKQNLQKNGYHFSSDTDTEVIAHLINFMQIQEKETHLLTVIQNVTKKLKGNYSMVIMDTKNPEILLAVRSGSPLLIGIGKKENYIASDQLALLDVTKRFIYLNEGDIALLTSNDITIVNKNGVSQKREEIYSQNNNIDINKGLFRHYTEKEIYEQPNSIYNTLLNRLKKNKTVYFSELNIKADELLFKTEHIQIIACGTSYHAGLVSKYWFESLAMISCDVETASEFCYRKFVVRKNSLFLILSQSGETADNLTALRISKKFKYLGSLVISNSKSSSLVHESDFSLLTYAGIEVGVASTKAFTTQLTVLLMLVAKFIHLKNKNLKLEKKIVNILHYLPNRIKDILKCKNIIYSLATKIFNKENILFLGKGEQYPIAMEGALKMKEISYIHAEGYPIGELKHGPLALVDSKIPIIVIAPNNHLLEKIKLNIEEIYSRKGLIYILSDQYTQFNKNSNIIRFPYVENLISPIVYSVSLQLLAYYTALIKNKNIDQPRNLAKSVTVE; this is translated from the coding sequence ATGTGTGGAATTATTGCTATCGTTGCACAAAAAAATGTAATACCAACACTAAAAAAAGGAATGGTTCGATTAGAATATAGAGGATACGATTCTTCAGGATTAGCTATTATTAATAATCAAAACAAAATTTTGCGTTTCCGAGCTCAAGGAAAAGTACATAATTTAATTAACATAATTGAAAAAATCCATTTATCTGGAAATATAGGTATGGCGCATACCAGATGGGCTACACATGGACAAGCATTAGTAAAAAACGCACACCCTCACATATCTGATAATATTTCTATAGTCCACAATGGCTTTATTGAAAATTATAAAAATATTAAGCAAAACTTGCAAAAGAATGGATATCATTTTTCTTCTGATACTGATACAGAAGTAATTGCTCATCTAATTAATTTTATGCAAATTCAAGAAAAAGAAACACATCTTCTAACAGTGATCCAAAACGTCACTAAAAAACTAAAAGGAAACTACAGTATGGTAATAATGGATACTAAAAATCCTGAAATATTACTAGCAGTACGATCAGGAAGTCCATTATTAATAGGAATAGGAAAAAAAGAAAATTATATTGCTTCTGATCAATTAGCATTATTAGATGTTACAAAACGTTTTATATACTTAAATGAAGGTGACATTGCGCTATTAACTAGTAATGATATTACTATTGTCAATAAAAACGGAGTATCTCAAAAAAGAGAAGAAATATACTCTCAAAATAATAATATTGATATCAATAAAGGATTATTTCGACATTATACAGAAAAAGAAATATATGAACAACCCAATTCCATATATAATACTCTTTTAAACCGATTAAAAAAAAATAAAACAGTCTACTTTTCCGAATTAAATATAAAAGCTGATGAACTGTTATTTAAAACAGAACACATCCAAATTATAGCATGTGGAACATCTTATCACGCTGGATTAGTATCGAAATATTGGTTTGAATCATTAGCCATGATATCGTGTGATGTTGAAACTGCTTCAGAATTTTGCTATAGAAAATTTGTTGTTAGAAAAAATAGTTTATTTCTAATACTATCGCAATCTGGAGAAACGGCTGATAATTTAACTGCTTTAAGAATTTCAAAAAAATTTAAATATTTAGGATCGTTAGTAATTTCTAATTCAAAAAGTTCATCGTTAGTACATGAATCAGACTTTTCCTTACTTACTTATGCAGGAATAGAAGTAGGTGTTGCATCTACTAAAGCATTTACAACACAATTAACGGTATTACTAATGTTAGTAGCAAAATTTATTCATTTAAAAAATAAAAACTTAAAACTAGAAAAGAAAATAGTAAATATATTGCATTATCTACCAAATAGAATTAAAGACATTTTAAAGTGTAAAAATATCATTTATTCTTTAGCTACAAAAATATTTAATAAAGAAAACATTTTATTTTTAGGCAAAGGAGAACAATATCCTATTGCAATGGAAGGGGCATTAAAAATGAAAGAAATTTCATATATTCATGCAGAAGGATATCCAATTGGAGAATTAAAACATGGCCCTTTAGCTTTAGTAGATTCAAAAATTCCAATCATCGTAATTGCTCCAAATAACCATTTATTAGAAAAAATAAAATTAAACATAGAAGAAATCTATTCTAGAAAAGGATTAATTTATATCCTATCAGATCAATATACCCAATTCAATAAAAATAGTAATATTATACGATTTCCTTATGTAGAAAACTTAATTTCGCCAATTGTTTATTCGGTTTCATTACAACTTTTAGCATATTATACTGCTTTAATAAAAAACAAAAATATAGATCAACCTAGAAATTTAGCAAAATCAGTGACAGTAGAATAA
- the groL gene encoding chaperonin GroEL (60 kDa chaperone family; promotes refolding of misfolded polypeptides especially under stressful conditions; forms two stacked rings of heptamers to form a barrel-shaped 14mer; ends can be capped by GroES; misfolded proteins enter the barrel where they are refolded when GroES binds), translating into MAAKDVKFGNEARVKMLRGVNVLADAVKVTLGPKGRNVVLDKSFGAPSITKDGVSVAREIELEDKFENMGAQMVKEVASKANDAAGDGTTTATLLAQAIVNEGLKAVAAGMNPMDLKRGIDKAVIAAVEELKCLSVPCSDSKAITQVGTISANADEKVGMLIADAMEKVGKDGVITVEEGTGLQDELEVVKGMQFDRGYLSPYFINKAETGIVELDNPYILMADKKISNVRELLPILEAVAKSGKPLLIISEDLEGEALATLVVNSIRGIVKVAAVKAPGFGDRRKAMLQDISILTAGSVISEELAMELEKATLEDLGQAKRVVISKDTTTIIGGIGEKFNIQNRISQIRQQIQEATSDYDKEKLNERLAKLSGGVAVLKVGAATEVEMKEKKARVEDALHATRAAVEEGVVPGGGVALVRVAAKISNLLGQNEDQNVGIRVALRAMEAPLRQIVSNSGEEPSVVTNNVKDGKGNYGYNAATDEYGDMIHFGILDPTKVTRSALQYASSVAGLMITTECMVTDLPKEDKSDLSSAPSAPGMGGMGGMM; encoded by the coding sequence ATGGCTGCTAAAGACGTCAAGTTTGGAAACGAAGCGCGTGTAAAAATGCTTCGAGGTGTTAATGTATTAGCTGATGCAGTAAAAGTAACTTTAGGTCCAAAAGGTAGAAATGTTGTTTTAGATAAATCTTTTGGTGCACCTAGTATTACTAAAGATGGTGTATCTGTAGCTCGAGAAATAGAATTAGAAGATAAATTTGAGAATATGGGCGCTCAAATGGTAAAAGAGGTAGCTTCTAAAGCTAATGATGCAGCTGGAGATGGTACTACTACAGCGACATTATTGGCGCAAGCAATTGTAAATGAAGGTTTGAAAGCTGTAGCTGCTGGTATGAATCCAATGGACTTAAAAAGAGGAATTGATAAAGCAGTGATTGCAGCAGTAGAAGAATTGAAATGTCTATCTGTTCCATGTTCTGATTCTAAAGCTATTACTCAAGTTGGAACCATTTCTGCCAATGCTGATGAGAAAGTAGGCATGTTAATTGCTGATGCGATGGAAAAAGTTGGTAAAGATGGAGTAATTACTGTTGAAGAAGGTACTGGATTACAGGATGAATTAGAAGTAGTAAAAGGTATGCAATTCGACAGAGGTTACTTATCTCCATATTTTATTAATAAAGCAGAAACAGGAATTGTAGAATTAGATAACCCTTATATTTTAATGGCAGATAAAAAAATTTCTAATGTTCGTGAGTTACTTCCAATATTAGAAGCAGTAGCAAAATCGGGAAAACCTTTATTAATTATTTCTGAAGATTTAGAAGGTGAAGCACTAGCTACTTTAGTTGTTAACTCTATAAGAGGCATTGTAAAAGTAGCGGCAGTAAAAGCCCCTGGTTTTGGCGATCGTCGTAAAGCAATGTTACAAGATATTTCTATATTAACAGCTGGATCTGTGATATCTGAAGAATTAGCTATGGAATTAGAAAAAGCTACTTTAGAAGATTTAGGACAAGCAAAACGTGTAGTGATAAGCAAAGATACCACTACAATTATAGGTGGAATAGGCGAAAAATTTAATATTCAAAATAGAATTAGTCAAATTCGTCAACAAATTCAGGAAGCTACTTCTGACTATGATAAAGAAAAATTGAATGAACGTTTAGCAAAATTATCTGGTGGAGTAGCAGTGTTAAAAGTAGGTGCTGCTACTGAAGTAGAAATGAAAGAGAAAAAAGCGCGTGTAGAAGATGCTTTACATGCTACTCGTGCTGCCGTAGAAGAAGGCGTAGTTCCAGGCGGTGGAGTAGCTTTAGTTAGAGTAGCTGCTAAAATTTCCAATCTTTTAGGTCAAAATGAAGATCAAAATGTAGGAATAAGAGTAGCTCTTCGTGCTATGGAAGCTCCATTACGTCAAATTGTATCTAATTCTGGTGAAGAACCTTCTGTTGTCACTAATAATGTTAAAGATGGAAAAGGCAATTATGGATATAATGCTGCTACGGATGAATATGGAGATATGATACATTTTGGAATTTTAGATCCTACTAAAGTTACTCGTTCAGCATTGCAATATGCTTCATCTGTAGCTGGATTAATGATAACTACAGAATGCATGGTTACAGATTTACCAAAAGAAGACAAATCTGACTTAAGTAGTGCTCCTTCTGCTCCTGGAATGGGTGGAATGGGTGGAATGATGTAG
- the rpoH gene encoding RNA polymerase sigma factor RpoH, whose amino-acid sequence MTKNMKMLATISLGNLEAYIKAANSWPMLSEKEEKTLSRRLYYQSDLEAAKILILSHLRFVIHVSRNYSGYGLLQSDLIQEGNIGLMKAVRRFNPEVGVRLVSFAVHWIKSEIHEYVLKNWRIVKVATTKSQRKLFFNLRKVKRRLGWFSDSELELVARELGVKSEDVREMESRMSAQDIALHPIVNESLGGGKLMNVAPYLKDNLSNFANEVEENNWEKHTSNKLSNALSRLDERSRHIINARWLDNNNKVTLQTIANSYGISAERVRQLEKNAMKKLRIAIET is encoded by the coding sequence ATGACTAAGAACATGAAAATGTTAGCAACAATTTCATTAGGTAATTTAGAAGCATACATTAAAGCAGCTAATTCCTGGCCAATGTTATCTGAAAAAGAAGAGAAAACTCTTTCAAGAAGATTGTATTATCAAAGTGATTTAGAGGCAGCAAAAATATTAATTTTATCTCATTTAAGATTTGTAATTCATGTTTCTAGAAATTATTCGGGATATGGATTATTGCAATCAGATTTAATTCAAGAGGGAAATATTGGGTTAATGAAAGCTGTTCGTCGTTTTAATCCAGAAGTAGGTGTTCGACTAGTATCATTTGCTGTTCATTGGATTAAGTCTGAAATTCATGAATATGTATTAAAAAATTGGAGAATTGTAAAAGTAGCTACTACTAAATCACAAAGAAAATTATTTTTTAATCTTCGCAAAGTAAAAAGAAGATTGGGATGGTTTAGTGACAGTGAGTTAGAATTAGTTGCTCGTGAATTAGGGGTAAAAAGTGAAGATGTAAGAGAAATGGAATCTCGCATGTCAGCGCAAGATATAGCTTTGCATCCTATCGTAAATGAAAGTTTAGGAGGTGGAAAATTAATGAATGTTGCACCTTACTTAAAAGATAATTTGTCTAATTTTGCCAATGAAGTAGAGGAAAATAATTGGGAAAAACATACTTCTAACAAGTTAAGTAATGCTTTATCAAGATTAGATGAAAGAAGTAGACACATTATTAATGCACGATGGTTAGATAATAATAATAAAGTTACTTTGCAGACTATTGCAAATAGTTACGGAATATCTGCAGAAAGAGTTCGTCAATTAGAAAAAAACGCGATGAAAAAGTTACGAATTGCTATAGAAACATAA
- the ftsY gene encoding signal recognition particle-docking protein FtsY: MLKNNKSKLKKFFSWFNPKKKSSKEEDKIDAMDLKGKKVLKKSLLNCNISHKNECMIPSQTQDNLTCIKKIKNHDIKSIVSSINYEKKGIFSILAKKLSKTKKNLGLKIYNLFSKKEIDNSIFNNISEQLLMSDIGLETTNILVNALEKEVYFKNIKNSEIVLSLLKKNMIDILKKVEKPLDIISKKPFSILIVGVNGVGKTSIIGKLTHIFKNEGKSVMLAAGDTFRAAAIDQLKILGKKNSVPVISQQSGADPAAVIFDAFQAAKSKNVDILIADTAGRLHNKVNLMEELKKIKRVLKKLDYSAPDEIILVLDSCIGQNSIKQASIFNKELGITGLAITKLDGTSRGGAIFSIAHRLSIPIRYISFGEKMEDIHHFNSKIFVNAIFSKNI, translated from the coding sequence ATGTTAAAAAATAATAAAAGTAAGCTTAAAAAATTTTTTTCTTGGTTTAATCCTAAAAAAAAATCTAGTAAAGAAGAAGATAAAATTGATGCTATGGATTTAAAAGGCAAAAAAGTATTAAAAAAAAGTTTATTGAATTGTAATATTTCGCATAAAAATGAATGTATGATACCAAGTCAAACACAAGATAATTTAACATGCATTAAAAAAATTAAAAATCATGATATAAAAAGTATCGTGTCTTCTATAAATTATGAGAAAAAGGGAATATTTTCAATATTAGCAAAGAAATTATCTAAAACTAAGAAAAATCTTGGACTGAAAATTTACAATTTATTTTCCAAAAAAGAAATAGATAATTCTATTTTTAATAACATTTCTGAACAACTTTTAATGTCTGATATTGGTTTAGAAACTACAAATATATTAGTTAATGCTTTGGAAAAAGAAGTATATTTTAAAAATATCAAAAATAGTGAAATTGTTTTGTCTTTATTAAAGAAAAACATGATCGATATTTTAAAGAAAGTTGAAAAGCCATTGGATATAATATCAAAGAAACCATTTTCAATATTAATTGTAGGTGTAAACGGTGTAGGAAAAACTTCTATTATTGGTAAACTTACTCATATTTTTAAAAATGAAGGAAAATCAGTAATGTTAGCTGCCGGTGATACATTTAGAGCTGCTGCTATTGATCAGTTAAAAATATTAGGAAAAAAAAATTCAGTTCCAGTAATATCGCAACAATCTGGAGCAGATCCTGCTGCAGTAATTTTTGATGCATTTCAAGCTGCAAAATCTAAAAATGTCGATATTTTAATAGCTGATACTGCAGGTCGATTACATAATAAAGTCAATTTAATGGAAGAATTAAAAAAAATTAAAAGAGTATTAAAGAAATTAGACTATTCTGCTCCTGATGAAATCATATTGGTACTAGATTCGTGTATAGGTCAAAATTCAATAAAACAAGCTAGTATTTTTAATAAAGAACTAGGCATAACTGGTTTGGCAATTACAAAATTAGATGGTACATCCAGAGGTGGAGCGATATTTTCTATAGCTCATCGATTATCTATTCCTATTAGATATATTAGTTTTGGAGAAAAGATGGAAGATATACATCATTTTAACAGTAAAATTTTTGTAAATGCTATTTTTTCTAAAAATATTTAA
- the dnaC gene encoding DNA replication protein DnaC — protein sequence MNNKKFLKRLQCLIPKHIKPKFQNDEDLLSWNQEQGRLSSDAILKKNKEKKIQRILDRSGIQELYVNCSFKNYRVEHEGHKKVVKAAERYAQEFNKSIASFIFSGKPGTGKNHLASAIGNYLILNGSSVLIITVADLMSNMKETFNGNCNITEENLLNNLSNVDLLMIDEIGVQTESRYEKVIINQIINRRSSSKRSTGMLSNLDYRGLKSLLGERVIDRMRLGNGLWLTFEWESYRRRIKGNKY from the coding sequence ATGAACAATAAAAAATTTTTAAAACGTCTTCAATGTTTAATACCTAAACATATCAAACCTAAATTTCAAAATGATGAAGATCTTCTATCATGGAATCAAGAACAAGGAAGATTATCATCCGATGCCATTTTAAAAAAAAACAAAGAAAAAAAAATACAACGTATTTTAGACAGGTCTGGAATTCAAGAATTATATGTAAATTGCTCTTTTAAAAATTATCGTGTAGAACATGAAGGTCACAAAAAAGTAGTGAAAGCAGCTGAAAGATATGCTCAAGAATTTAATAAAAGTATAGCAAGTTTTATTTTTTCTGGAAAACCAGGAACAGGTAAAAATCATCTTGCTTCTGCGATAGGAAATTATTTAATTTTAAACGGAAGCAGTGTATTAATTATAACAGTTGCAGATTTAATGTCAAATATGAAAGAAACTTTTAATGGCAATTGTAATATAACTGAGGAAAACTTATTAAATAATTTGAGCAATGTAGATTTACTAATGATAGATGAAATAGGAGTACAAACAGAGTCAAGATACGAAAAAGTAATTATTAATCAAATTATAAATAGAAGATCATCATCTAAACGTTCCACAGGAATGTTATCTAATTTAGACTATAGAGGATTAAAATCACTTTTAGGTGAACGAGTTATTGACCGAATGCGATTAGGAAATGGACTATGGTTAACTTTCGAATGGGAAAGTTATAGAAGACGCATAAAAGGAAATAAATACTAA
- the mnmE gene encoding tRNA uridine-5-carboxymethylaminomethyl(34) synthesis GTPase MnmE — protein sequence MNFEDDTIVSKVTPEIQCNIGIIRISGSSASKASVKILRKIPLARYASYLPFFDMSGRILDYGIALWFPNPHSFTGEDVLELQGHGNPIIMDLLICNILSIPNIRLAKPGEFSERAFLNEKIDLVQAESIVDLINATSEQAVHAAVKSLQGVFSCHINRLIKKINNFRVMIETSINFSEDEVNVSYEQNIVSHIDKIIDLLENTYNMSTQGVILRKGIKVVICGHPNSGKSSLLNSLLCTNRAIVTDIPGTTRDVIYERISINGLLFNLVDTAGLRLTNHVIERIGIEFAWKEINLADHILYVVDGSSNYDNQIETYTNFIKTLSNNVSITVIFNKSDLQNFSVNTEHLNTKNYMCTSTKIGKGIKELRKHLYNTFKINNFFCNNESIFLARQRHINILLNVLNFLRTSKNNWTQHGNIELLAEDMLFCQNQLNNITGCHTSDQLLSDIFSKFCIGK from the coding sequence ATGAATTTTGAAGATGATACTATTGTATCTAAAGTAACGCCTGAGATTCAGTGTAATATTGGAATTATTAGGATTTCTGGATCTTCAGCATCTAAAGCTTCTGTAAAGATATTAAGAAAAATACCTTTAGCAAGATATGCTAGTTATCTTCCATTTTTTGATATGTCAGGTCGAATATTAGATTATGGAATTGCGTTGTGGTTTCCTAACCCACATTCTTTTACTGGCGAAGATGTTTTGGAATTGCAAGGACATGGTAATCCAATTATAATGGATTTGTTAATTTGTAATATACTTTCTATTCCCAATATTAGGTTAGCAAAACCAGGAGAATTTTCTGAACGAGCTTTTTTGAATGAGAAAATAGATTTAGTTCAAGCAGAATCAATAGTTGACTTAATTAATGCTACTTCTGAACAAGCAGTACATGCCGCTGTAAAGTCTTTACAAGGTGTATTTTCTTGTCATATTAATAGATTAATTAAAAAAATTAATAATTTTCGAGTTATGATAGAAACATCAATTAATTTTTCTGAAGATGAGGTAAATGTAAGTTATGAACAAAATATTGTAAGTCACATTGATAAAATTATTGATTTACTTGAAAATACTTATAACATGTCTACTCAGGGAGTAATATTACGTAAAGGGATAAAAGTAGTTATATGTGGCCATCCCAATTCAGGAAAGTCCAGTTTACTAAATTCCTTATTATGTACTAATCGTGCAATAGTAACTGATATACCAGGTACTACTCGCGATGTTATTTATGAACGCATTAGTATTAATGGTTTATTATTTAATTTAGTAGATACAGCTGGCTTACGTTTAACTAATCATGTAATTGAACGCATAGGAATAGAATTTGCTTGGAAAGAAATTAATTTAGCTGATCATATATTATATGTCGTTGATGGATCTTCCAATTATGATAATCAAATTGAAACTTATACTAACTTTATTAAAACGTTGTCAAATAATGTAAGTATTACTGTTATCTTTAATAAATCAGATCTCCAAAATTTTAGTGTTAATACTGAACATTTAAACACAAAAAATTACATGTGTACATCAACAAAAATTGGAAAAGGAATTAAAGAACTACGCAAACATTTATATAATACTTTTAAAATTAATAATTTTTTTTGTAATAATGAAAGCATTTTTTTAGCTAGACAGCGTCATATTAATATTTTGTTAAATGTTTTAAATTTTTTGCGAACGAGTAAAAATAATTGGACACAACATGGTAACATTGAGTTATTAGCAGAAGACATGCTTTTTTGCCAAAATCAACTAAATAATATTACTGGTTGTCATACTTCAGATCAATTATTGTCTGATATTTTTTCCAAATTTTGCATTGGAAAATAG
- the glmU gene encoding bifunctional UDP-N-acetylglucosamine diphosphorylase/glucosamine-1-phosphate N-acetyltransferase GlmU → MSNKNLIVIILAAGKGTRMHSDYPKLLHQLGEKPILQHVIDLAKSITPKKIYLIYNHQYKHFKSTITDSCLTWIKQKQTLGTGNAIYQMIHILKDHENYLILYGDMPLISKKSIIKLIHSKEKSSISLLTAKLKNPENYGRIIRKKGKIIKIIEHADATQEQLKIREINSGVFITTGNHLKIWIKQINNKNIKKEYYITDIIYLAYRQKSTINSINPKNKHEIIGINNKLQLSIAEKWYQQKKINNLLLSGVTIYNPSNFNIRGTLKCGKNVEIDNGVILKGNVILGNSVKIGPGCVIKNSIIGNHCCIKAYTIIEEVTVSNNCIIGPFSHLRNRTVLNDNVQIGNFVEIKESKIGYKSKIKHLSYVGNSKIGRKVNIGAGTIFCNYNGKDKLNTIIGNNVFIGSNCQLIAPITIAKNTIIAAGTTVIKDVKQPSLVYNKKEEIQKKIKP, encoded by the coding sequence ATGTCAAATAAAAACTTAATCGTAATTATTCTTGCTGCTGGAAAAGGCACAAGAATGCATTCTGACTATCCCAAATTACTTCATCAATTAGGAGAAAAACCTATTTTGCAACATGTAATAGACTTAGCAAAATCTATTACTCCAAAAAAAATTTATTTAATATATAATCATCAATATAAACATTTTAAATCTACTATTACTGATTCTTGCTTAACCTGGATAAAACAAAAACAAACGTTAGGTACTGGAAATGCTATATATCAAATGATCCATATCTTAAAGGATCACGAAAATTATCTTATTTTATATGGAGATATGCCATTAATATCTAAAAAATCTATAATAAAATTAATACATTCCAAAGAAAAATCGTCTATTAGTCTATTAACTGCTAAATTAAAAAATCCAGAAAATTATGGAAGAATTATTAGAAAAAAAGGAAAAATAATTAAAATAATAGAACACGCAGATGCTACTCAAGAACAATTAAAAATCCGCGAAATTAATTCTGGTGTTTTTATCACTACTGGAAACCACTTAAAAATTTGGATAAAACAAATAAATAACAAAAATATAAAAAAAGAGTATTACATAACCGATATAATTTACTTAGCATATCGACAAAAAAGTACTATAAATAGTATAAATCCTAAAAATAAACATGAAATAATAGGCATAAACAATAAACTCCAATTATCAATAGCAGAAAAATGGTATCAACAAAAAAAAATTAATAATTTATTATTATCTGGTGTTACAATTTACAATCCATCAAATTTTAATATTCGAGGTACATTAAAATGCGGAAAAAACGTAGAAATCGATAATGGAGTTATCTTAAAAGGAAACGTTATATTAGGTAATTCAGTAAAAATTGGACCAGGTTGTGTTATAAAAAATAGTATTATTGGAAATCATTGTTGTATTAAAGCATATACAATAATTGAAGAAGTAACCGTTTCGAATAATTGTATTATTGGTCCCTTTTCTCATTTGAGAAACAGAACAGTGCTTAATGATAACGTTCAAATAGGAAATTTTGTTGAAATTAAAGAATCGAAAATAGGTTATAAATCTAAAATAAAACACTTAAGCTATGTAGGAAATTCTAAAATTGGAAGGAAAGTTAACATAGGAGCAGGAACTATTTTTTGCAATTATAATGGAAAGGACAAATTAAACACTATTATAGGAAACAACGTTTTTATTGGATCAAACTGTCAATTAATTGCACCTATTACTATTGCAAAAAATACCATTATTGCAGCTGGTACTACAGTTATAAAAGATGTCAAACAACCCAGTTTAGTATATAACAAAAAGGAAGAGATACAAAAAAAAATAAAACCTTAA
- a CDS encoding co-chaperone GroES encodes MKIRPLHDRVIVKRQETESKSAGGIVLTGSAAAKSTRGKVIAVGNGRILDNGNVKPLDVQIGDTVIFNEGYGAKIEKIDNEELLILTESDILAIVEN; translated from the coding sequence ATGAAAATTCGTCCATTGCATGATCGTGTTATTGTCAAACGACAAGAGACAGAATCTAAATCAGCAGGTGGAATTGTACTCACAGGATCTGCTGCAGCGAAATCTACTCGAGGTAAAGTAATTGCTGTTGGTAACGGTCGTATTCTAGATAATGGTAATGTAAAGCCGTTAGATGTGCAAATTGGTGATACAGTCATTTTTAACGAAGGTTATGGCGCAAAAATAGAGAAAATTGATAACGAAGAATTATTAATTTTAACTGAAAGTGATATATTAGCAATTGTTGAAAATTAA